TCTCCGCCCCGGTCCCGGCCTGGTCCAGCTTCTTGGTTTCGAGGAAGCTCCCCAGCCGCTCGAGGAGCTCCCTGCCGGCGTCCTCGAGGTCGGCGAGAAAGAGCGTCCCGTGGTTCGCCATCTCGATCTTTCCCGCCCGGTACGGCGCGGATCGCTCGCCGGGAGGAGCGGCGTGGCCGAAAAGGTCCGCCGCCACCTTCTCCTGCGGGATGCCGGCGCAATGGGCGGGGACGAACAGTCCCGACGAGCGGGCGCTGCAGTAGTGGACGTAGCGCGCGAGGAAACTGCGGCCGGAGCCGCGCTCCCCGAGCAGCAGCACGGGATCCCCGGTGTCCGAGATCGCCTGCAGGGAGGCGACGACGCGCCGGATCGCCCCGGAGTCGCCGACGACGGACTGGAGCTGGTACCCCGCGCGGACCTCGGACCGGAGGAACCGGTTTTCCCGCCGCAGGTTCCGGTGGGTGAAGGCCTTTTCGGTGAGGCTCAGCACCTCCTCGATCTTCAGCGGCTTCACGAGGTAATGGAACGCCCCGCTGCGCATCGCCTCGATGGCGGTGTCGGCGGTGGCGTAACCCGTCATCAGGATGACCTCCACGTCGGGTCGGATCTCCTTGGAGGCCCGCAGCAGGTCGATGCCGTTCTCGCCCGGCATCATGAGGTCGGTCAGGATGACGTCGAACTGCCCGCGCTCCAGCTTCTCGATGCCTTCCGAGCCGGAGCCGGCGCTGGCGACCTCCCATCCGTTTTCCGTGAAGACCGTGGTCAGCAGCCCCAGGATGGAGGGCTCGTCGTCGACCACCAGGATCCGTTTCAACGG
This window of the Thermodesulfobacteriota bacterium genome carries:
- a CDS encoding sigma-54 dependent transcriptional regulator, giving the protein MANAPLKRILVVDDEPSILGLLTTVFTENGWEVASAGSGSEGIEKLERGQFDVILTDLMMPGENGIDLLRASKEIRPDVEVILMTGYATADTAIEAMRSGAFHYLVKPLKIEEVLSLTEKAFTHRNLRRENRFLRSEVRAGYQLQSVVGDSGAIRRVVASLQAISDTGDPVLLLGERGSGRSFLARYVHYCSARSSGLFVPAHCAGIPQEKVAADLFGHAAPPGERSAPYRAGKIEMANHGTLFLADLEDAGRELLERLGSFLETKKLDQAGTGAETALDVRFIASSTLPVEELRLRGIVPDRMAAMLETGTVRVPPLRERKEDVPLLLHHFLEEVNHERKKPLKGFTPAALSVLEPYDWPGNVRELLTLIRGISSKKKQGTMIDASDIPPEILYRPMRRKDGPDAT